A genomic segment from Comamonas terrigena NBRC 13299 encodes:
- a CDS encoding ABC transporter permease, whose translation MLAYLLRRILYTLPIMLGVALLCFALVHLAPGDPLVSVLPADASAELQAQMRELYGFNRPLPEQFARWVWRALQGDLGQSIATSRPVASEVMTAVINTLRLAVVATLIGFVLGSLFGFVAGYFRNSWVDRACSMLSVLGVSVPHYWLGMVMVIIFSSQLMWLPATGAGPGGSGDWAWDREHVQFMILPAITMSVIPLGIIARTVRALVAELLDQEFILGLKAKGLTHVGIFRHVLKNAAPTALAVMGLQLGYLLGGSILIETVFSWPGTGFLLNQAIFQRDLPLLQGSILVLAVFFVLLNLIVDVVQTLLDPRIAR comes from the coding sequence ATGCTTGCCTACCTGCTGCGACGCATTCTCTACACCCTCCCCATCATGCTGGGCGTGGCCCTGCTGTGCTTTGCGCTGGTGCACCTGGCGCCCGGCGATCCGCTGGTCTCGGTGCTGCCGGCCGATGCCTCGGCCGAACTGCAGGCGCAGATGCGCGAGCTGTACGGCTTCAACCGCCCGCTGCCCGAGCAGTTTGCCCGCTGGGTGTGGCGTGCGCTGCAAGGCGATCTGGGCCAGTCCATCGCCACCAGCCGCCCCGTGGCCAGCGAGGTGATGACGGCCGTGATCAACACCCTGCGCCTGGCCGTGGTGGCCACGCTGATCGGCTTTGTGCTGGGCAGCCTGTTCGGCTTTGTGGCCGGCTACTTCCGCAATTCCTGGGTGGACCGCGCCTGCTCCATGCTGTCGGTGCTGGGCGTGAGCGTGCCCCACTACTGGCTGGGCATGGTGATGGTCATCATCTTCTCGTCCCAGCTGATGTGGCTGCCGGCCACCGGCGCCGGACCGGGCGGGTCGGGTGACTGGGCCTGGGACCGGGAGCATGTGCAGTTCATGATCCTGCCGGCCATCACCATGTCGGTGATTCCGCTGGGCATCATCGCCCGCACCGTGCGTGCGCTGGTGGCGGAATTGCTGGACCAGGAATTCATCCTCGGCCTCAAGGCCAAGGGTCTGACGCACGTCGGCATCTTCCGCCATGTGCTGAAGAACGCCGCCCCCACCGCCCTGGCCGTGATGGGCCTGCAGCTGGGCTATCTGCTGGGCGGCTCCATCCTGATCGAGACCGTGTTCTCCTGGCCAGGTACCGGCTTTCTGCTGAACCAGGCCATCTTCCAGCGGGACTTGCCACTGCTGCAGGGCTCCATCCTGGTGCTGGCCGTGTTCTTCGTGCTGCTGAACCTCATCGTCGACGTGGTGCAGACCCTGCTCGACCCCCGCATCGCCCGCTGA
- a CDS encoding ABC transporter ATP-binding protein yields MSTPTPSTAPVVAIEDLNIQFTGGRKPVQAVSGVSLSVRPGEAVALIGESGSGKSVTLRTLLRLHPERKTTMKGKVQVAGHDVLALQGKALNDFRGKTCAMIFQDPLLALDPVYPVGAQIVEAIRRHEPGVRKAEAEQRALQLFQRVSIPSPEQRLKAYPHEMSGGMRQRAMIALALACNPQVLLADEPTTALDATVQIQVLLLLRELQRELGLGVIFVTHDIGAAVEVADRIAVMYAGRIVEEGTAEQLIRSPRHPYTMALLQSRSHGAMERGQPLQTIGGAPPDLTAIPPGCAFAPRCRLAQDACLQAVPSPVTLAPGHMARCIRTDASAALAPQLLAA; encoded by the coding sequence ATGAGCACCCCCACCCCCTCCACCGCCCCTGTGGTGGCGATTGAAGACCTGAACATCCAGTTCACCGGCGGCAGGAAACCGGTGCAGGCCGTCAGCGGCGTGAGCCTGTCCGTGCGTCCGGGCGAAGCCGTAGCGCTGATCGGCGAATCGGGCTCCGGCAAGAGCGTGACCTTGCGCACCCTGCTGCGCCTGCATCCCGAGCGCAAGACCACCATGAAGGGCAAGGTGCAGGTGGCCGGCCACGATGTGCTGGCCCTGCAGGGCAAGGCGCTGAACGACTTTCGCGGCAAGACCTGCGCCATGATTTTTCAGGATCCGCTGCTGGCCCTGGACCCGGTCTATCCGGTGGGCGCACAGATTGTGGAAGCCATCCGCCGCCACGAACCCGGCGTGCGCAAGGCCGAAGCGGAGCAACGCGCGCTGCAGTTGTTCCAGCGCGTGAGCATTCCCAGCCCGGAACAACGCCTGAAGGCCTACCCGCATGAGATGTCGGGCGGCATGCGCCAGCGCGCCATGATTGCCCTGGCCCTGGCCTGCAATCCGCAGGTGCTGCTCGCGGACGAACCCACCACCGCACTGGACGCCACGGTGCAGATCCAGGTACTGCTGCTGCTGCGCGAACTGCAACGCGAGCTGGGCCTGGGTGTGATCTTTGTGACGCACGACATCGGCGCCGCCGTGGAAGTGGCCGACCGCATTGCCGTGATGTACGCCGGCCGCATCGTGGAAGAGGGCACGGCCGAGCAGCTGATCCGCAGCCCGCGCCACCCCTACACCATGGCACTGCTGCAAAGCCGCTCGCACGGGGCCATGGAACGTGGCCAGCCCCTGCAGACCATTGGCGGCGCACCGCCCGACCTGACCGCCATTCCACCCGGATGCGCTTTTGCACCACGCTGCCGCCTGGCACAGGATGCCTGCCTGCAGGCCGTACCCAGCCCGGTCACGCTGGCGCCTGGCCACATGGCCCGCTGCATCCGCACCGATGCCTCGGCCGCGCTGGCCCCCCAGTTGCTGGCGGCCTGA
- a CDS encoding NADP-dependent malic enzyme has translation MSDAKAPTLTDKRALLRQAALEYHEFPKPGKLQIAATKPMANQRDLALAYSPGVAAPCEEIVKDPSTAFKYTGRGNLVGVISNGTAVLGLGDIGALASKPVMEGKAVLFKKFAGVDVFYIEINEKDPQKLVEVIAALEPTFGALNLEDIKAPECFYVERELRKRMNIPVFHDDQHGTAITVAAAMVNALKVAGKKIEEIKLVASGAGAAALACLNLLLEVGLKRENVFVTDIAGVVYEGRTELMDEDKALFAQKTDLRTLGQVIEGADAFLGLSAGGVLKQDMVQKMAAKPIIFALANPNPEIIPEDVKAVRDDAIIATGRTDYPNQVNNVLCFPYIFRGALDCGATTITTEMEIAAVHAIAALAEAEQSEEVAAAYVGQELTFGPEYLIPKPFDPRLMLIVAPAVAQAAADCGVAQRPIQDMDAYREHLKTFVYASGSVMKPIFTVAKKAAKKRVAYAEGEDERILRACQIVVDERIARPTLIGRPAIIAQRVEKFGLRLKEGLDYDVVNVEHDDRYRDFWQTYHRMTERKGVTEAIAKIEMRRRLTLIGSMMLEKGQVDGLICGTWNNTAIHLHYIDQVIGKRAGATTYACMNGLLLPDRQVFLVDTHVNYDPSAEQLAEITIMAAEEMKRFGIHPKVALLSHSNFGSSNQPSALKMRETLELLRIQAPWLEVDGEMHGDVAIDSEARKKLMPHSTLTGDANLLVLPNIDAANISYNLLKQVAGGGIAIGPVLLGAAQPVHVLTPSTTVRRIVNMTALTVADANAARG, from the coding sequence ATGTCTGACGCCAAGGCCCCGACCCTGACCGATAAACGCGCCCTGCTGCGCCAGGCCGCCCTCGAATACCACGAGTTTCCCAAGCCCGGCAAGCTGCAGATTGCAGCCACCAAGCCCATGGCCAACCAGCGCGACCTGGCGCTGGCCTATTCGCCCGGCGTGGCGGCGCCCTGCGAGGAAATCGTCAAGGACCCTTCCACGGCCTTCAAGTACACCGGCCGCGGCAACCTGGTGGGTGTGATCTCCAACGGCACGGCCGTGCTGGGCCTGGGTGACATTGGCGCGCTGGCGTCCAAGCCGGTGATGGAAGGCAAGGCCGTCCTGTTCAAGAAGTTCGCCGGCGTCGATGTGTTCTACATCGAAATCAACGAAAAAGACCCGCAAAAGCTGGTCGAAGTGATCGCGGCCCTGGAGCCCACGTTCGGCGCGCTGAACCTGGAAGACATCAAGGCGCCCGAATGCTTCTACGTGGAGCGCGAGCTGCGCAAGCGCATGAACATTCCCGTCTTCCACGACGACCAGCACGGCACGGCCATCACGGTGGCCGCCGCCATGGTCAATGCGCTGAAGGTGGCGGGCAAGAAGATCGAAGAGATCAAGCTGGTGGCATCGGGCGCCGGCGCCGCCGCCCTGGCCTGCCTGAATCTGCTGCTGGAAGTGGGCCTCAAGCGCGAGAACGTGTTCGTCACCGACATCGCCGGCGTGGTCTACGAAGGCCGTACCGAGCTGATGGACGAGGACAAGGCCCTGTTCGCCCAGAAGACCGATCTGCGCACCCTGGGCCAGGTGATCGAAGGCGCGGACGCCTTCCTGGGCCTGTCCGCCGGCGGCGTGCTCAAGCAGGACATGGTGCAGAAGATGGCGGCCAAGCCCATCATCTTCGCGCTGGCCAACCCCAACCCCGAAATCATTCCCGAAGATGTGAAGGCGGTGCGCGACGACGCCATCATCGCCACCGGCCGCACGGACTACCCCAACCAGGTGAACAACGTCCTGTGCTTCCCGTACATCTTCCGCGGCGCGCTGGACTGCGGCGCCACCACCATCACCACTGAGATGGAAATTGCGGCCGTGCACGCCATCGCCGCACTGGCCGAGGCCGAGCAGTCCGAAGAAGTGGCCGCCGCCTATGTGGGCCAGGAGCTCACCTTCGGTCCGGAATACCTGATCCCCAAGCCTTTCGATCCGCGCCTGATGCTGATCGTGGCGCCCGCCGTGGCCCAGGCTGCCGCCGACTGCGGCGTGGCCCAGCGCCCCATCCAGGACATGGATGCCTACCGTGAGCACCTGAAGACCTTTGTCTATGCCTCGGGCTCGGTGATGAAGCCCATCTTCACCGTCGCCAAGAAGGCTGCCAAGAAGCGCGTGGCCTACGCCGAGGGCGAGGACGAACGCATCCTGCGCGCATGCCAGATCGTGGTGGACGAGCGCATCGCCCGCCCCACGCTGATCGGCCGCCCGGCCATCATTGCCCAGCGCGTCGAGAAGTTCGGCCTGCGCCTGAAGGAAGGCCTGGACTACGACGTGGTCAACGTGGAGCACGACGACCGCTACCGGGACTTCTGGCAGACCTACCACCGCATGACCGAGCGCAAGGGCGTGACCGAAGCCATTGCCAAGATCGAGATGCGCCGCCGCCTGACGCTGATCGGCTCCATGATGCTGGAAAAGGGCCAGGTCGACGGCCTGATCTGCGGCACCTGGAACAACACCGCCATCCACCTGCACTACATCGACCAGGTGATCGGCAAGCGTGCCGGCGCCACCACCTACGCCTGCATGAACGGTCTGCTGCTGCCGGACCGCCAGGTGTTCCTGGTGGACACCCACGTCAACTACGACCCCTCGGCCGAGCAACTGGCCGAGATCACCATCATGGCGGCCGAAGAAATGAAGCGCTTCGGCATCCACCCCAAGGTGGCGCTGTTGAGCCACTCCAACTTCGGCTCCAGCAACCAGCCCAGCGCGCTCAAGATGCGCGAAACGCTGGAGCTGCTGCGCATCCAGGCGCCCTGGCTGGAAGTGGACGGTGAAATGCACGGCGACGTGGCCATCGACAGCGAAGCCCGCAAGAAACTGATGCCCCACAGCACGCTGACTGGCGATGCCAACCTGCTGGTGCTGCCGAATATCGATGCGGCCAACATCTCCTACAACCTGCTCAAGCAGGTGGCAGGCGGCGGCATTGCCATCGGCCCGGTGCTGCTGGGCGCAGCCCAGCCGGTGCATGTGCTGACCCCCAGCACCACGGTGCGCCGCATCGTCAACATGACCGCCCTGACGGTGGCCGACGCCAACGCCGCACGCGGCTGA
- a CDS encoding ribonuclease domain-containing protein, with product MFQAVANHALRTGMAVLLGAACALPGTSAFARGTWDAAVDAPGITLQELPPQGRTTYALILEGGPFPYDKDGAVFGNRERALPANRRGYYREYTVKTPRSRDRGARRIVCGGQQPQRPDACYYTSDHYSSFRKITP from the coding sequence ATGTTCCAGGCGGTTGCCAATCACGCGTTGCGCACAGGTATGGCCGTGCTGCTGGGTGCAGCTTGCGCCCTGCCGGGCACGTCTGCATTCGCGCGCGGCACATGGGATGCGGCCGTGGATGCGCCTGGCATCACGCTGCAGGAATTGCCCCCGCAGGGCCGCACCACCTACGCACTGATCCTGGAAGGCGGGCCGTTCCCGTATGACAAGGATGGCGCGGTGTTCGGCAACCGGGAGCGCGCCCTGCCTGCGAACCGGCGCGGCTATTACCGCGAATACACCGTCAAAACGCCCCGTTCCCGCGACCGAGGTGCACGCCGCATCGTCTGCGGCGGCCAGCAGCCGCAGCGACCCGATGCGTGCTACTACACCAGCGACCACTACAGCAGTTTCCGGAAGATCACGCCATGA
- a CDS encoding ABC transporter permease, translating into MTSLSLPNDAAAQVQPLPAQRSRGYWSSVLQRLLHDPVAMGAAAVILLLVIVAILSPWIVPSDPYAASMLKRLKPIGTEGLPLGSDELGRDLLSRLMVGARLSLFMGITPVLMAFVIGAGIGILAGYAGGRTNTVIMRTIDVFYAFPSVLLAIALSGALGAGIFNSLVSLTIVFIPQIARVAESVTAQARNRDYVEAARATGAHPFTIVRVHVLGNVLGPIFVYSTSLIAVSMILASGLSFLGLGVKPPEPEWGLMLNTLRTAIYTQPWVAALPGLMIFITSISFNLLSDGLRSAMDNKG; encoded by the coding sequence ATGACCAGCCTTTCCCTCCCCAACGACGCAGCGGCCCAGGTCCAGCCGCTGCCCGCGCAGCGCTCGCGCGGCTATTGGTCTTCGGTGCTGCAGCGCCTGTTGCACGACCCGGTCGCCATGGGTGCGGCCGCCGTCATCCTGCTGCTGGTGATCGTGGCCATTCTGTCGCCGTGGATCGTCCCTTCCGATCCCTATGCCGCCTCCATGCTCAAGCGCCTCAAGCCCATCGGCACCGAAGGCCTGCCGCTGGGCAGCGATGAGCTGGGCCGCGACCTGCTGTCGCGCCTGATGGTGGGTGCACGCCTGTCGCTGTTCATGGGCATCACCCCAGTGCTGATGGCCTTTGTGATCGGCGCCGGCATCGGCATCCTGGCGGGCTACGCCGGGGGCCGCACCAACACCGTGATCATGCGCACCATCGATGTGTTCTACGCCTTCCCCTCGGTGCTGTTGGCGATTGCACTGTCCGGGGCGCTGGGCGCCGGCATCTTCAACTCGCTGGTGTCGCTGACCATCGTGTTCATTCCGCAGATTGCCCGGGTGGCCGAAAGCGTCACCGCCCAGGCCCGCAACCGCGACTACGTGGAAGCCGCACGCGCCACCGGCGCCCACCCGTTCACCATCGTGCGCGTGCATGTGCTGGGCAATGTGCTGGGGCCGATCTTTGTCTATTCCACCAGCCTGATTGCGGTGTCGATGATCCTGGCCTCCGGCCTGTCGTTCCTGGGCCTGGGCGTGAAGCCGCCGGAGCCGGAATGGGGGCTAATGCTCAATACGCTGCGCACCGCCATCTACACCCAGCCCTGGGTGGCGGCCCTGCCCGGTCTGATGATCTTCATCACCTCGATCTCGTTCAATCTTCTGTCCGACGGCCTGCGTTCCGCCATGGACAACAAGGGGTAA
- a CDS encoding ureidoglycolate lyase encodes MHSPSFSSTASAAVSINSGLVLAAQPLTPAAFAPFGQVVAVDGQAATLPQRSINSGNARRYDLLADLQLTADGGVPTLALFRAQARQFPLQVVEMERHALGSQTFVPLGTQRFVVVVARPGPAPQAADLHAFITDGRQGVVLAPGTWHHALLAVEGGDFAVVERRAAQVDCDVCGVDPALTVALLQ; translated from the coding sequence ATGCACAGCCCTTCCTTTTCTTCCACGGCTTCTGCCGCTGTTTCCATCAACTCCGGTCTGGTGCTGGCGGCGCAGCCGTTGACCCCTGCCGCCTTTGCCCCTTTTGGCCAGGTCGTGGCGGTGGACGGCCAAGCCGCGACGCTGCCGCAGCGCAGCATCAACAGCGGCAATGCCCGGCGCTATGACCTGCTGGCCGATCTGCAGCTCACCGCCGACGGCGGCGTGCCCACACTGGCCCTGTTCCGTGCCCAGGCGCGGCAGTTTCCGCTGCAGGTGGTGGAGATGGAGCGCCATGCCCTGGGCAGCCAGACCTTTGTTCCGCTGGGCACGCAGCGCTTTGTGGTGGTCGTGGCCCGTCCGGGCCCGGCACCGCAGGCAGCCGATCTACATGCTTTCATCACCGATGGCCGCCAGGGGGTGGTGCTGGCACCGGGTACCTGGCACCACGCGCTGCTGGCCGTGGAAGGCGGGGATTTTGCGGTGGTGGAGCGGCGCGCTGCGCAGGTGGATTGCGATGTCTGCGGGGTGGACCCCGCGCTGACGGTGGCTCTGCTGCAATAA
- a CDS encoding Bug family tripartite tricarboxylate transporter substrate binding protein, translated as MTTSLSRLAAISPVRALCGLAAAVAALASPAVHAADYPSKPITLVIPFSAGGSTDIVGRLLAQKMSESMNVSVVVENKPGANGTIGVDRVAKSPADGYTLVLGDVGGMSMAPGLYPKLPYNPLKDLAPVSLVGRSPLVLTVGANSPLKSLGDLTAAAKANPGKLNYPSSGTGGPNHMGGELYAIQSKVKVTHVPYKGSAPSVVSLVAGETDFGFLTAVTINSQLKAGNVRALAVAHDTRLPSMPDVPTTTEAGLKGFMADAWFMAAVPAGTPQPIIDRLYKEIAKALTDADVKTKLDAGGVLPSGLDPKASTAFLNSEVGKWREVIKTAKITLE; from the coding sequence ATGACGACATCGCTCTCCCGTCTTGCCGCCATTTCCCCGGTCCGCGCCCTGTGCGGGCTGGCCGCCGCTGTGGCCGCCCTGGCATCGCCTGCCGTGCACGCTGCGGACTACCCCAGCAAGCCCATCACGCTGGTGATCCCGTTCTCGGCCGGCGGCTCCACCGACATCGTGGGCCGTCTGCTGGCCCAGAAGATGAGCGAGAGCATGAACGTCTCGGTGGTGGTGGAAAACAAGCCGGGTGCCAACGGCACCATCGGCGTGGACCGCGTCGCCAAGTCGCCGGCCGACGGCTACACCCTGGTGCTGGGTGATGTGGGCGGCATGTCCATGGCCCCCGGCCTGTACCCCAAGCTGCCCTACAACCCGCTCAAGGACCTGGCCCCGGTCAGCCTGGTGGGCCGCAGCCCGCTGGTGCTGACGGTGGGCGCCAACAGCCCGCTGAAATCGCTGGGTGACCTGACGGCGGCCGCCAAAGCCAACCCCGGCAAGCTGAACTACCCCTCGTCGGGCACCGGCGGCCCCAACCACATGGGCGGCGAGCTCTACGCCATCCAGTCCAAGGTCAAGGTCACGCACGTGCCGTACAAGGGCAGCGCTCCGTCCGTGGTGTCGCTGGTGGCGGGCGAGACAGACTTTGGCTTCCTGACCGCCGTCACCATCAACTCGCAACTCAAGGCCGGCAATGTGCGTGCCCTGGCTGTGGCCCATGACACACGCCTGCCTTCCATGCCCGATGTGCCCACCACCACCGAGGCCGGCCTGAAGGGCTTCATGGCCGACGCCTGGTTCATGGCCGCTGTGCCCGCCGGCACGCCCCAGCCCATCATCGACCGCCTGTACAAGGAAATCGCCAAGGCCCTGACCGATGCCGACGTGAAGACCAAGCTGGACGCCGGTGGCGTGCTGCCCTCGGGCCTGGATCCCAAGGCTTCCACCGCGTTCCTGAACAGCGAAGTGGGCAAGTGGCGCGAAGTGATCAAGACCGCCAAGATCACGCTGGAGTAA
- a CDS encoding ABC transporter ATP-binding protein, with protein sequence MPLTQAMPDVGGPAQPLLTVRGLTKHFPLKNGATVRAVDGVDFEVLKGETLGVVGESGCGKSTTARLLMHLMDPTKGELIFDGRTVGSRDLPLKEFRRQVQMVFQDSYASLNPRLTIEDSIAFGPQVHGVSRKEAVARAHHLMDRVGLAPARFAERYPHELSGGQRQRINIARALALQPRMVILDEAVSALDKSVEAQVLNLLAELKREFGLTYVFISHDLGVVHYISDRVMVMYLGQVAEIGPSDALFAEPAHPYTKALLSSVPSMDPAHRTQQAPLAGDPPNPINPPSGCRFHPRCPKADAVCAQLVPGITQVQLHHSARCLVHEPGSGHPLAPAAGCIPLAA encoded by the coding sequence ATGCCTTTGACCCAAGCAATGCCCGATGTGGGCGGCCCCGCCCAGCCCCTGCTCACCGTGCGTGGCCTGACCAAGCATTTCCCACTGAAGAATGGTGCCACCGTGCGCGCCGTGGACGGGGTGGATTTTGAGGTGCTCAAGGGCGAGACCCTGGGCGTGGTCGGTGAATCCGGCTGCGGCAAATCCACCACGGCACGCCTGCTGATGCACCTGATGGATCCCACCAAGGGCGAACTGATTTTTGACGGCCGCACCGTGGGCTCCCGCGACCTGCCGCTGAAGGAGTTCCGCCGCCAGGTGCAGATGGTGTTCCAGGACAGCTATGCCTCGCTGAACCCGCGGCTGACCATCGAAGACTCCATCGCCTTCGGCCCCCAGGTGCACGGGGTGTCGCGCAAGGAGGCCGTGGCCCGCGCCCACCACCTGATGGACCGCGTGGGCCTGGCGCCGGCCCGCTTTGCCGAGCGCTACCCGCACGAGCTGTCCGGCGGACAGCGCCAGCGCATCAACATCGCCCGTGCGCTGGCACTGCAGCCGCGCATGGTGATCCTGGACGAGGCCGTCTCCGCCCTGGACAAATCGGTGGAAGCACAGGTGCTGAACCTGCTGGCCGAGCTGAAGCGCGAATTCGGCCTGACCTATGTCTTCATCAGCCACGACCTGGGCGTGGTGCACTACATCAGCGACCGCGTGATGGTGATGTACCTGGGCCAGGTGGCGGAGATCGGCCCGTCCGATGCGCTGTTTGCCGAACCTGCCCACCCCTACACCAAGGCGCTGCTGTCGTCCGTGCCCAGCATGGACCCCGCCCACCGCACCCAGCAGGCGCCGCTGGCAGGCGATCCGCCCAATCCCATCAACCCACCCAGCGGCTGCCGCTTTCACCCCCGCTGCCCCAAGGCCGATGCGGTGTGCGCGCAGCTGGTGCCCGGCATCACCCAGGTGCAGCTGCACCACAGCGCGCGCTGCCTGGTGCACGAGCCCGGCAGCGGCCATCCGCTGGCCCCGGCGGCCGGCTGCATTCCTTTGGCTGCTTGA
- a CDS encoding amidase: MPLNDPAHAFVPYPDVPVPHAGTGPLSGLYFGVKDLFDVAGYPTSGGNPLVLAMSGTKTANAPTVQKLLDAGAALAGKTVTDELAFSMNGNNAHFGAPLNGAAPDRITGGSSSGSASAVSSRLCDFALGTDTGGSVRAPASHCGLYGIRPTHGRVSLASALALCHSLDTCGWFARDAHTFARVADVLLEADTAPLPAAPRLLSPTDVWGLTAPAVRPAWDGALQQIARTFGPSTDTGLVLESFDAMYWAFRYVQGHEAWMTDGAFIERYAPVLGPGVKERFAWSKEVTDAQFVQASQFRERFRQHLTALLGDDGVLVLPTMPDIAPLRSADEASLEAYRNNAVQMLCIAGLSGFPQISLPLAGREGAPLGISLLGPKGSDRSLIAMAEKLAQA, encoded by the coding sequence ATGCCCTTGAACGACCCTGCACACGCTTTTGTTCCCTACCCCGATGTGCCCGTGCCCCACGCCGGCACCGGCCCCCTGAGCGGTCTGTATTTCGGTGTCAAAGACCTGTTTGACGTAGCCGGCTACCCCACCAGTGGCGGCAACCCGCTGGTGCTGGCCATGTCGGGCACCAAGACCGCCAACGCCCCCACGGTGCAGAAGCTGCTGGATGCCGGCGCCGCACTGGCCGGCAAGACGGTGACGGACGAGCTGGCCTTCTCCATGAATGGCAACAACGCCCACTTTGGCGCCCCCCTGAACGGCGCAGCACCCGATCGCATCACCGGCGGCTCGTCGTCCGGTTCGGCCTCGGCCGTGTCCAGCAGGCTGTGCGACTTTGCGCTGGGCACCGACACCGGCGGCTCCGTGCGCGCACCGGCCAGCCACTGCGGCCTGTACGGCATCCGCCCCACGCACGGCCGCGTCAGCCTGGCATCGGCCCTGGCCCTGTGCCACAGCCTGGACACCTGCGGCTGGTTCGCCCGCGATGCCCACACCTTTGCCCGCGTGGCCGATGTGCTGCTGGAGGCGGACACCGCCCCGCTGCCGGCCGCGCCCCGCCTGCTGTCGCCCACCGACGTCTGGGGCCTGACCGCCCCCGCCGTCCGCCCGGCCTGGGACGGCGCGCTGCAGCAGATCGCACGCACCTTCGGCCCCAGCACCGACACCGGCCTGGTGCTGGAATCGTTCGATGCCATGTACTGGGCCTTCCGCTACGTGCAGGGTCACGAGGCCTGGATGACCGATGGTGCTTTCATCGAGCGCTACGCGCCCGTGCTGGGTCCCGGCGTGAAGGAACGCTTTGCATGGTCCAAAGAAGTGACCGATGCCCAGTTCGTTCAGGCCAGCCAGTTCCGCGAACGCTTCCGCCAGCACCTGACCGCACTGCTGGGCGATGATGGCGTGCTGGTGCTGCCCACCATGCCCGACATTGCTCCGCTGCGCTCCGCCGATGAGGCGTCGCTGGAGGCCTACCGCAACAACGCCGTGCAGATGCTGTGCATTGCCGGCCTGTCCGGCTTCCCCCAGATCTCGCTGCCGCTGGCCGGGCGCGAGGGGGCGCCGCTGGGCATCTCGCTGCTGGGACCGAAGGGTAGCGACCGCAGCCTGATCGCGATGGCGGAAAAGCTGGCGCAGGCCTGA